In bacterium, one genomic interval encodes:
- a CDS encoding efflux RND transporter periplasmic adaptor subunit produces the protein MLRITGSPDRRCLSLFAILTVFLLAVPPLVSGCSRDGDAQENAAVADSTAAAGDSAAAPAKKGGLLGRFRRDKQDEKKEATRVPVELATVRRDDVPSVLGATASLEPEKLVDIQSKAAGQIRELRAEEGDWVEAGALLARLDGEAESVALEEASVRAEAARRELERGEALHAEQGISNKELQDLRFRWEEAEAQRKAAALRLEYTRIVAPFSGRVTERLVSPGQHLVAGTTLFRLVDSDPLLACVYLPEKLAARIAVGQAVRIAPDTSPDSELPGEVLRIAPIVDTRTGTVKVTCRVRGDEALLRPGSFVRVQVETDRHANVLTLPKRALVPEGGETYVFKVVADSVVKVAIETGYANGKSVEVLSGLVEGERVVSVGTGSLKTGSKIEEIAAPAAAAPDSARARDKQS, from the coding sequence ATGCTTCGGATCACCGGATCCCCCGACCGCCGCTGCCTGAGCCTCTTCGCCATCCTCACCGTCTTCCTGCTCGCCGTGCCGCCCCTGGTCAGCGGGTGCAGCCGCGACGGGGACGCTCAGGAGAATGCGGCGGTTGCCGACAGCACGGCGGCCGCCGGCGACAGCGCCGCCGCCCCCGCCAAGAAGGGCGGCTTGCTCGGCCGCTTCCGCCGCGACAAGCAGGATGAGAAGAAGGAAGCGACCCGGGTGCCCGTGGAACTCGCCACGGTCCGTCGTGATGACGTGCCCAGCGTGCTCGGCGCCACCGCCTCCCTCGAGCCCGAGAAGCTGGTCGACATCCAGTCCAAGGCAGCCGGACAGATCCGCGAGCTGCGGGCCGAGGAGGGCGACTGGGTCGAGGCCGGCGCGCTGCTCGCCCGCCTCGACGGCGAGGCCGAGAGCGTCGCCCTGGAGGAGGCCTCCGTGCGGGCCGAGGCCGCCCGCCGCGAGCTGGAGCGCGGCGAGGCGCTGCACGCCGAGCAGGGCATCAGCAACAAGGAACTTCAAGACCTGCGCTTTCGCTGGGAGGAGGCCGAGGCCCAGCGCAAGGCCGCGGCCCTGCGCCTGGAGTACACGCGCATCGTCGCGCCCTTCAGCGGGCGCGTGACCGAACGGCTCGTCTCGCCGGGGCAGCACCTGGTGGCCGGGACGACGCTCTTTCGCCTCGTCGACAGCGATCCCCTGCTCGCCTGCGTCTACCTGCCCGAGAAGCTGGCCGCGCGCATCGCCGTCGGCCAGGCGGTGCGCATTGCGCCCGACACCTCGCCCGACAGCGAGCTGCCGGGCGAGGTGCTGCGCATCGCGCCCATCGTCGACACGCGGACCGGCACCGTGAAGGTGACCTGCCGCGTGCGGGGCGACGAGGCGCTGCTCAGGCCCGGCTCCTTCGTGCGCGTGCAGGTCGAGACGGACCGCCACGCCAACGTGCTCACCCTGCCCAAGCGGGCGCTCGTGCCCGAGGGCGGCGAAACCTACGTCTTCAAGGTCGTGGCCGACAGCGTCGTCAAGGTCGCCATCGAGACGGGCTACGCCAACGGCAAGTCCGTCGAAGTGCTCAGCGGCCTCGTCGAGGGCGAGCGCGTCGTGAGCGTCGGCACGGGCAGCCTCAAGACCGGCAGCAAGATCGAGGAGATCGCCGCGCCCGCTGCCGCCGCCCCCGATTCCGCGCGCGCCCGGGACAAGCAGTCATGA